The following are encoded together in the Anoplopoma fimbria isolate UVic2021 breed Golden Eagle Sablefish chromosome 9, Afim_UVic_2022, whole genome shotgun sequence genome:
- the ccdc175 gene encoding coiled-coil domain-containing protein 175 → MASCLVPEFPAVLVALEHLKELDKQLKEDGVPFSPEASLHLMEITAAITGLEADRRAAHEHLEVETIENSKLRHQINNIRERMSQEMMEDVAAARASNAEEIEQLHKDLDSVSQLQEATVKRQETLLSHNEALYPERERAKAEHEEIIAAQNEQITLKYGLQRELDETQDRIEELKSCIAAVEQDKTALQQRMVLKREAFSVKKDNLSREVDQAEGKIKHHKQSIRSSRRELDRLDDKKREIHDHLGDLMMDMAKVESNLRRMAASRCQCEKHLQGETQKHHELRQQRETMKKELRELGEAFCVAVQRLKEEIAEVEGKIEEGRASRLLSQDSLAQIYKIFKHQRDEENEVRAEHFHVSQQLERSKLQLEERISSVVKHSKDIKEMEKQIRDLLEADTITKRVFERNQEELCDTVDTEKKNISHFEEEKRRLTLLLEETKRKQEEHVVKMTSDISNTRKRYQELRQEETALQKRQPKSASADLLTSHVTQCEVEYRKKETQHHEEIEQCTTETMSITRSHEEKQRELEEQEEMLKEVVAKWNEEQSRHQRLKTLTSELRRKRNDLELSIHGLKERTGSLLQPKEEMKTKLEELRESYMDVLDKQASELRAVEMSIYDNSVKLEQVSVENSRLQLCIRQMTEDVNGAREDKDRYRQEVHWFKRNIKTLFESLQDAWKEDLLVTGDCQNSDGVLLVSMSAMLNHLKTRRQQLGNVSTLLHHQMLDFSKRLGDKTVIGQQS, encoded by the coding sequence ATGGCTTCGTGCCTCGTCCCGGAGTTCCCGGCCGTCCTGGTGGCTCTGGAGCATCTGAAGGAGCTGGACAAGCAGCTGAAGGAGGACGGGGTACCCTTCTCCCCTGAAGCCAGCCTCCACCTGATGGAGATCACTGCAGCCATCACTGGACTGGAGGCGGACCGGCGTGCTGCTCATGAGCATTTAGAAGTGGAAACCATAGAAAACAGCAAGTTGAGACATCAAATTAACAATATAAGAGAAAGAATGAGCCAGGAAATGATGGAAGACGTGGCGGCAGCCCGGGCGTCCAATGCTGAGGAGATAGAGCAGCTGCACAAAGACCTCGACTCAGTGTCTCAGCTGCAAGAAGCCACTGTGAAGAGGCAGGAGACACTCCTGAGCCACAACGAAGCGCTGTACCCGGAGCGAGAGCGGGCGAAGGCTGAGCATGAAGAGATCATTGCTGCTCAGAACGAGCAGATCACCTTGAAGTATGGCTTGCAGAGGGAGCTGGATGAGACGCAGGACCGGATAGAGGAGCTGAAGTCCTGCATCGCGGCTGTCGAACAGGACAAAACGGCACTGCAGCAAAGGATGGTGCTGAAGAGAGAGGCTTTCTCTGTGAAAAAAGACAACCTGTCCAGAGAGGTCGACCAGGCTGAGGGTAAAATTAAGCACCACAAGCAATCGATCAGGAGTAGCAGGAGGGAATTGGACAGACTTGATGACAAGAAACGGGAAATCCACGACCATCTGGGCGACCTCATGATGGACATGGCCAAGGTGGAGAGCAATTTACGAAGAATGGCAGCATCTCGGTGCCAGTGCGAGAAACATTTGCAGGGGGAAACGCAAAAGCATCACGAATTGAGGCAACAGAGAGAAACGATGAAGAAGGAGTTGCGCGAGTTAGGGGAAGCCTTCTGCGTTGCCGTCCAGCGTCTCAAAGAGGAAATTGCCGAGGTTGAAGGTAAAATAGAGGAGGGTCGAGCTTCAAGATTACTCTCTCAGGACTCCCTGGCTCAAATCTATAAGATATTCAAGCATCAGCGTGATGAAGAGAACGAAGTAAGGGCGGAGCATTTCCATGTCTCGCAGCAGCTGGAGCGATCCaagctgcagctggaggagcGCATCTCCTCCGTAGTCAAACACAGCAAAGATATCAAAGAGATGGAGAAGCAGATCAGAGATCTCCTGGAAGCTGACACAATCACCAAGCGTGTGTTTGAGAGGAACCAGGAAGAGCTGTGCGATACCGTTGATACGGAGAAGAAGAACATCAGTCATtttgaggaggagaagaggcgGCTAACGTTGCTGTTGGAGGAGACgaagaggaaacaggaggagcACGTGGTGAAGATGACCTCAGATATCAGCAACACCAGGAAGAGATACCAGGAGCTTCGACAAGAGGAGACCGCACTCCAAAAGCGTCAGCCCAAGAGCGCAAGTGCTGACTTGCTGACGAGCCATGTGACCCAGTGTGAGGTGgagtacagaaaaaaagagacccAACACCATGAGGAAATAGAGCAGTGCACCACAGAGACCATGAGCATCACGAGGAGCCAcgaggagaagcagagggagtTGGAGGAGCAAGAGGAGATGCTGAAGGAGGTGGTTGCAAAGTGGAATGAAGAGCAGTCCAGGCATCAGAGACTGAAAACGCTGACCTCCGAGCTCAGGAGGAAGAGAAACGATCTGGAGCTGTCAATTCACGGGCTGAAGGAGAGAACGGGCTCTCTGCTTCAGCCCAAAGAGGAAATGAAGACCAAGCTGGAGGAGCTGCGAGAGAGTTACATGGACGTGCTGGATAAACAGGCCTCAGAGCTGAGAGCTGTAGAGATGAGCATCTATGACAATAGTGTGAAACTGGAGCAGGTCAGCGTGGAGAACAGCAGGCTGCAACTCTGTATCAGACAGATGACAGAGGATGTCAACGGAGCCAGAGAGGACAAAGACCGATACCGGCAGGAGGTTCACTGGTTCAAGCGGAACATAAAGACCTTGTTTGAGAGCTTACAGGATGCATGGAAAGAGGATTTGTTGGTAACTGGGGACTGTCAGAACAGCGATGGTGTGCTGTTGGTGTCGATGAGTGCCATGTTGAACCACCTGAAGACCAGGAGACAACAGTTGGGGAATGTCAGCACACTTCTACACCACCAAATGTTAGACTTCAGCAAACGACTGGGGGATAAAACTGTTATAGGACAGCAGAGTTAA